Part of the Maridesulfovibrio bastinii DSM 16055 genome is shown below.
GAGGAGAAAGGTTTTTAAATTAGTCCATAGCTATGCTGGTCTTAATTCTAACCTACATCTCTAAAGGATATAATTTTTTTACATGAGAGTTATGGTTTTGATAGCTGAGTGACTCCTCAACTTTATTTAACGTTTTTTTCTGTGGATAACTATTTAGACTGAATTATGCTGTTTCATAATTAATTGAAATAGCAATATAAAATAATAAAAAGTTGCGAGCTAAAACTACGTCCTTAAAAATGGTGTGGAAAAATGCTCACTCATTAGACGTAGCTGAAAATGGCTTTGCAAGGTGCTGAAAATTGGCTAAAAAAAAGTCGACCTCTCAAAAGAGGTTTCCGATCTGGATCGGGTTTTGACTGAGGCGCTCACCCAAGTGTTCAACTATGCCGTTCTCAAAAGAGGTTTCCGATCTGGATCGGGTTTTGACAAGAAGATGGTTAGGTAATCACCATTTTTACCCGACTCAAAAGAGGTTTCCGATCTGGATCGGGTTTTGACACCATTAAATATAACACAAAAACACCATTCCAGAACTCAAAAGAGGTTTCCGATCTGGATCGGGTTTTGACTTTTTCCATTGCCTATAGGATAGAATCACCAAAACTCAAAAGAGGTTTCCGATCTGGATCGGGTTTTGACACGGCATCTCCACACATCGAGTTCCATGTATGGAGATTTTGAAATTTGTGTTTGTGTGGGAACGGGAATGGAAAAAATGAATTTCCCCTTGACGGGATCACGAGTTGTGGGCAATTTTTGATTTATGACTAAAATCACACGCTACCTCGTAGCTTACGATATTTCCTGCAATAAGGAACGGTATAAAGTTTCCAAAGTTCTTGAAGGTTTCGGGTTCAGGATGCAGGAAAGCGTTTTTGAGTGTGATTTAAGTCCACGGCAAAAAGATAAGCTTGTTATTCAGCTTGAACAGCTTAATGTGGAAACAGGCTTTATTTCCATATATCTCCTCGGGAATCATAAGCCCAAAGATATTGGTAATGCTCCACCACGTTTTAATGAAAATTATGCTTTCGTTATATAATGACTTCAGATTTCAGTTCCTTCTACTCCCTTAACTGGCATAGTATTAAAATTTCTCTGACCAATACCCGTAATAAGTTTGCGAAACAGCATCCGCTATTTGTGCTGGATGCTATCTTTAAGTCTGCGCTTAGAAAATCAGGACAACGTGGTTTGAAATACTGCTTTCATCCGATTGGTAAGACTTTCGGGAACAGAATGCGTAAATCCTTTCGCTATGATGTTGAATTTATATTTCCTGAAGCTGAGCCACAGAATGTGGATGCATTTATTGATGGACTGACGGATCATCTTGCTGATCCAGAAAATAATTTTGAGCTTTGTCATGTAGGACAAGTATGCAATGAACAGCTTGCTGAAATTGAGAGTGTATCTCCTGTAAATGGAAGTATGAATGAAGTCTGCCTTGAGTTTCAGACTCCTTTTGCTTTTACTCCTGCTGATAAGACTCGAGGGTGGATGATTGATAAGGAGCGGTTTTTCAGTTCGTTGTGCAGACAGGTGAACAATCTTTTCGGATTGAATTTTGAACTGGAACCTGAATTTTTTGCGGAGGTGGAAGTTCATCCATATTACTGGGTCTACGAGCAATTCGGGCAAAAATCTAAAAGTGGCGCTGGAGTTAGATATATTAATGGGATGACCGGTCCTCTGTATTTAAAAGGGCGGCTGGAAAAGATTATGCCCTTGCTGCAGCTTTGCTCGCAGGTTCATGCCGGGCGCAGAGGAGCTACCGGGCTTGGTTTTTATTTGCTCAAAGCTGAAGTTCCGTATTTTGATGCGCTGTTGCGTGATGATTATTCATTAGGTGCCGCCGCCTCCAGACTAGACCGGGATAATGATTTTTCAGCCTCACTTGAAAGGGATTACGGTTCGATTGGAAATGCTGTTTTTGCAATGCGTGATCATATTTTAAATGGAGAGTTTCAGTGCTCCCCCGCAGCTCCTTTTGAAATCAACAAACCTCTCGGTGGCAGGAGGACTTTGGGGACGTTTTCCTCAGAGGATAGTCTGGCCCAAAAGCTGCTGCATCGGTTACTGTCACCTGTTTTGGATAGGATGTTTGAGCATTCATCTGTAGGCTTTCGTAAAGGTCGTTCCCGCGAAGATGCAAAGCGTATGATCCAGCAGGCTATTCGGCAAGGATGCCGCTATGTCTTTGAATCGGATATAGATTCATTTTTTGATGACATTGATAGGTCGACCATGCTCCGAAAGCTTCGTGGTGTTCTGCCGCAAGCAGATAAAATGACCTTTAGGGCTTTGGAGTCATGCATCAATGCCGGGCTTGAGAATGAAGTAGATAGTACAAAAGGGCTGGTTCAGGGCAGTTCATTATCACCACTGTTGTCAAATTTATATCTGGATAGCGTTGATGAACGTATGGATGAGCATGGTTACCGTTTTATACGCTATGCAGATGATTTTGTTGTCTTGGCCCATAGTGAAGATGAATGGCGTAAAGCCTGCGAAGATATGCAGGACTCATTAGAACCTCTTGGTTTGCAACTGAAAGAAGGTAAAACACATATCAGCTGCATTGATCCCGGATTTAAGTTTCTGGGTATAGAACTGGATAGCGATCTTGCCTGGGAAAATATTGAGCAGGCCCATTTAAAGAGGACTGTTTACGTCTGCAATCATTTCGCATCGCTGGGGGTTGATGTTGATTGCCTTGCCATCAGGAAGAGTGGAAGCGTTATTGCGCGGGTCCCCTTTGAGCGGACCAATGAAATAGTTGTTTACGGCAATAGTGCGGTTTCCACCAAGCTTATCCAGAAATGCAGCTATGAAAAAATACCCATAACATTCTGTACTCCTTCCGGTCACTACACCAATACCCTTTATCCGGAATCTAAAAATTTTCATGTCATTTCAGGGCAGCATCTGGCACGCCATAATTCGATGGTGCAAGTTGAAAGGGAACTGATTTGTAAAAGGTTAATAAGTGCTAAAATTAATAATTATATCAAATGGCTGTCCTCTCGTGAATTACATGAAGACGTGATCAGTAATCTGGAGTATTATTTAAAGCGAGTCTCGCAGGCGACAGCAAAAGAACACCTATTTGGAATTGAAGGAAATGCGGCAAAGGTCTGTTTTGCAGCTTTAAATGATCTTATCTTGGATGATTCTTTTAGAAGTGAGAACAGGATCAAACTCTCCAAGCCGGATAGATTGAATACGTTGCTGGACTGTTGTTATTCTCTGCTTTTTAACCGGATCAATTCTATGCTTCGAGTCCGGGGAATGAATCCTTATTTGGGAATTCTGCATAGTGATGAAAACAATTACGAGTCGCTGGTTGCAGATTTGCAGGAACCTTTTCGGGCGAGAATGGACAGGTTTGCCGTGCGGTTGTTGAACAAGAATATTATTACTGAAAAAGATTTTGAAAATGTAACACCGATTAAATTCAAGCTGTCAGGACGCAGTATGGGAAAGGTGCTTGAGCATTTTGAAAGGGAAATGTGTATCCGAATAGCAACTGAGTCCGGAACATTTGCACAGCTGGTAGATGCACAGGTGCAGAATTTGCGGAACTGGGTGTATGAACGTGACGATTTGAAATTCTTTCGCAGCGGAGAACGCAATCTTACTTTGGGTGAGGTTGAAATAATTTAATTTTTTATGCGGATAAAAAACTGAGCGTGCTCTCAACTTTTTTTTAGCGGGAATACTTTGGATAATGGTTTTATACGAATTTATCTTTTTTATAAGATTTTGAAATAATATTATAAAAAATAAAAAGTTGCGAGCTAAAACTACGTCCTTAAAAAAGGTGTGGAAAAGTGCTCACTCAGTAGACGTAGCTGAAAATGGCTTTGCAAGGTGCTGAAAATGGAGTAAAAAAAAGATGACCTCTCAAAAGAGGTTTCCGATCTGGATCGGGTTTTGACAGCCCAATTATATTGGAAACAAGGGGCTTTAACACTCAAAAGAGGTTTCCGATCTGGATCGGGTTTTGACACCTAGAGACTAGGGAGAATTATTTTGCTCTTTTTCTCAAAAGAGGTTTCCGATCTGGATCGGGTTTTGACGACTTTTTCAGTTAGTCCAGCGGCCTTGTTCTTCTCAAAAGAGGTTTCCGATCTGGATCGGGTTTTGACTTAAAGAAGTTTTACTAATGCAGCAATAGAGGCGGCTCAAAAGAGGTTTCCGATCTGGAAAATGACAATAAAAAAGGCTGTATGTTAATCTACATGCAGCCTTTTTTATTACTAATTATAGTTGATTTTATTTTTTGATATTTAAAGAATACCAATATTCATACTCACCTGCTGAATAGTGGTAGACATGGGTCAACATTCTGTTGGCTAAAAGGGAACCTATGTATGCATTGAGCGTTACCGGGCCACCATAAAAAAGATAGAGTACGTCAGGTGACTGGTTTTCAATTTCTTGGTATTCTTTGTCCAGAGCGCATAAAATATCGGACACATCTTTTTGCTCAATATTTCTACCTTTATTCCAATTGTAATGAAAGATCATTACGTCATCAATATTATCAAGATCCAACTTTGATTTGTTTTTATTAAAAGAGTTTAAAAGGTTGCTCTGTGAAAGCAGGTCGACAATAAAGGCTGCTCTGTGACGACCTTTATTTTTTTTAGCAATATTCATGCTGCGCCTCATTCTGGCCCGGCGCCCGTGGAAAAAATCGTAACCGGCAAACAATAGTACTGTAGTGGAGATTAAACCGGTCATTGCTCCTATATTGGAAGCAACAGTAAAGAAATTTTCATGGTATATTCCCATACCTACATAAAATATTAATAGATAAAACAGTGTAATGCACAATCCATAAATTAATATATCCCTCCAAATTGATGGCCAGCTGATAAAAGTATTATAGTAATAAATATACTTATTTTTGATCTTAGAAATAAATGAGTTACTGGAGTTCACCAAACTCTCCTCCTACCTTGGGTCATGATTAAAAATAGGCACAATTCCCGTCACCGGAGAGTCATAAGATAATGATCTAGCAAAACCGTGCAGGTGATGCGCAATGGATAAATACATCCAGATCGGCGCACGGCCAGTTAGTATTATATTGTTTCCTTTTCCAGCCATTTTTTCAGCTTCTTTGCAATATACTTTTATATCATCAAGCTTAGCTGTTTCATTAAACATCCTGCCGAGATCAATAATAATTTCATCATTCATAGGTTTATCCTTTTGAATGCGAACATATCTGAATCTTAATTGATTATGCAAGGATTAATAGGGACACTGCTGAGTGCGAGAGAAGTTGTTAAATTACTAGTAGTGTTATGTCTCGAGACAAGAATCAACTGCTGGAAATTTGATCATTAGGCCTTGCGCCCCTTTGTTTGGTGTAGACCCATTTTAAGTGGGGCAGAATAGGCTTTGCCATAGAAAAAGGGTTTACAACTAATCTTATGAAATAGTCGTAAACCCTTAAATTCTTCATGGTGCCCAGAGCGGGAATTGAACCCGCACAGCCCGAGGGCCGAGGGATTTTAAGTCCCTTGCGTCTGCCAGTTCCGCCATCCGGGCACGGAAGTCGACTTAATATACTGTTGAAGCTTTGCCGTCAACAGTCTTTAGCAATTAATTATTGCTTATCATCTCTAAATAGTTGCGATAGAGCCTTGGGCTGACTCTTGAGAATTTGTCCATATCAGAAACAATTTCCAATCCGGGAATAATAGCTCGGGTAACCGGAAACTCCAGATCTTTACGGGTAAGATCAGCGTAGTATGGTGACAAGCCATTGCTCAGCAGCAGATTTTCAAGAACCATAAGGTCGCCATTAGCTCCTCCAGTGGAGTAATCGGGAAGTTCTTCAAGCTTTCTGATTGGAAGGTCTTTAGGCCGGCGGGTTGTCGGTGGTCCGGGGTAAGGGTAGGGCGTTTCTGTCAGCGCTGAGAGCAATGCTTTTTTACCATTAAGATTACATCCTCCTCCTCTGTTAACATCACCAAGTCTCCCAACAGCGAAGCAGCGATAACAGGGGACTCCAAGCTCAGAAGTCATATCCTGAAACCAGACCTGAGTACCTGTGGTTTCCAGATCAAAGAGGAATTTATCTATTTCAGAATCGTTAGTGCTGATACGGAAACATTTGTTGATATCAAAAGGAACCGTCGCATCACTATCTCTTTCTAAAACTTCCAGAATTCCGCTCAGTCGAGCCTCTTCTACGGTATTGCCGGAAGCAAGACCGGTTGAGCTGAGTCCGCTGAAAAGGTTTTGTTCGTCCAGATTATTGAACAGAAAAACGTGCTGCACAGGAACAAGAGCATCTGTAAGCCCGTTCTGCTCACGTTTCTGGGCAGGCATCCACCACAGCGGCTGATCTTCGTAAGGAGCTTCAAGAGGTATTGTATCAGGATCAAGCGCTACGGCCTCTTTTGCTACTTCCGGATATGAGCCATGCACCAGCGGTTGTGGAGTTTTTCTATTCTGAATTCCTGTTTTAGCTATACTTGCGTATGAGCTTACTCTTTCAACAACTTCCATCGCACAGGATGTTCTGGCCTGCTCAAGGCTGAAACCTCGGCCATAGCTTGTTTGAAGCCCTCTAAGACTGTTATTGAATGATCCTGAATCCGTTCTGGTCTTGACCATCCAGTGCCGCAGTATTGAGTTGGGGCTGAGGCAGGCTTTGTGGCGCATTTCAGGACCGGCAAAAATATCCAGTGCTTCAAGCTTTGCAATTGCTTCGTTATATGTCTCTTCAAGAGGACGGCGCGTTAAAGGAGCTGGAAGAAGATTCTCTTTTTTCAGTGAGGCTCTGATCTCCTCAGCTGTATGGCTGATTTTTTGAAAAGCATCATCAGCAAATTCAGGTCTGGGACCAATCTCATTTTCAATCTGCAACGGGGCATGACATTCCATATTATTATTGAACATGGAAATCCATTTGTTATGGATTGGCTGATCTTTTAGTAAGTATGATCTTAAATGCAGGGTAGGGCTGAATCTGGAGAGCTCAGCTGCGTCAAAATCTTTTTCCATTATGGGAAGAAGTTTTTTTAGTCGCATGTGGGTAAGACATGCTTCAAACAGCAGAGCCGCGAGAACTTTTTTATCGTCATTACCTCTGGCTTCGTTAATCAGCTTTTCTATTTTGCGCTGACGGTGGTTGCCGAGCATTTCCAGCATGTGGCGGTGCATAAATTCGTCAAAAGGATGCTCTTCAAGATGCTGAAGAACTTCAGTAAAGCTGAGATTTGGTCCTGGTGCGGCAGCAAAGCAGCCTACGCCTGAGAGGGTATTCATTAGCTTTAATTCGTACTGCATTTATTGATCCCGTTTTTATTTTGTATTCTGTTGCTTAAATGTTGATATTTTAGAATATTAATGTTGCCCGTAGGTGATTATCAATTTTTATCAAGGCCGTAAGGTAGGATATTTAATTTATTAAGTGAAGAGATGAAGGCGTAAATATGAAAAATCATTTCGAGCACAAAGAAATAATAAACGCACTGCTATTCATGGCCGCTTTAGTTCTGTTTTCGTTTCTTGCAGGGAAATATGGTGAGAATCATCTGTCCGGTCTAGTCAGTTATGTTGATGGCTGGGGAACTCTTGCTCCGGTATTTTTTGTCTTATGCAATACCGTTGCATTGGTGCTGGTTGTTCCGCAGACCATTTTTACAATTGCCGCAGGGCTATTGTTTGGAACATTCAAGGGAATAATTATAAGCCTTGCAGGGATGGCTGCGGGAAGCTCTCTGGCTTTTTTGCTGGGACGAAAAATTTTGCGGGAGAGAATAATTACACGCTACAGCCGTTCTCATTATTTTACAAAAATTGAAGAATTGAGCCGTGACCACCCGTTAAAAATTCTGGCTCTCAGCAGGGTGGTTCCCATATTGCCTTACCCGGTAGTAAATTATTTATGGGCGGTAACGTCTGTGGGATATATCCCTTATATCCTGCTGAGTCTTTTGTGTATTTTACCTGAGACGGTTTTTCTGACAGCCGGTGGACATCTATTGCAGACAGGGCTTACCCGAGGCCGGGCTGATTGGACAATTGTACTTATCCTTCTCGGGGCAGGGGCTGTTGCAGGTTTTTTGATACTTAAAATGCGTAAAGAATTTGATGATTGATGACAAAGGTAAAGTGGATTTTAAATTACCTTTTATTTAAGCCTGTGAGCAGCTCTTCAAAGAGAGGATACAGGTTTTCAACCATAGCCCTGACGCCTTCTTCTGAAGGATGAACACCATCTGATAAGAGAAGATTCGGCTGGCCGTATAGTCCCTGCATCAGGTCCGGATGGAATGGTATTTTATATTTCCCGGCAACTCGTTCAAAAATTACTGTAAATTCTTTAGCAAAGGTTTTGGGAATAAAATCAAGAGGATTATACCCGAGCAGTAAAACGCTGCTTCCATTTTTTTGAAATGCTTCAATCATCCTGCCGAGATTTTCTTCAGTCTCAGCAGGATTCACGAATTGAAAACAGTCGTTAGCTCCGAATTCAATATAAACGGCATCAGGTGCGGTTGAAAGGACTTCGGGAAGCCGTAGAAGACCGTCTGCCGAAGTCTCTCCTGAAACACCGAAATTCAACATTTCTACATTATGTCCGCCTTCAAGCAGGCATCTTTCCAGATATGAAGGAAAAGAACTGTAAATAGGGAGCCCGTAACCTTCAGTCAGGCTGTCTCCAAAAGCTGCAAAACGAATCATTCATTATTCCTCAATACTTCTGAGCCAGCTTCTGAACTTAGAGACTTCATCTTTCCATTCCGGACTGATTCTCAACTTTATGAATTCAAGAAAAACCGCATCGAAAAGTGCGATACATTTTTCAATGAGGTATATTTTTTCTAAGAATTTACCGTCAGGATCATCACCTTCTTCAGTCTTCATTTCAACTTTAGGAGTTTTCAAACCGCTGAAGGTAAAGTCTTCGGCTTTAACCTGAGTCTGCCAGAGGTTTTCGTCTATCTCCATTTTGATCTGGGCACGGGTGACTTTTTTTCCTGTTTTCAGTCCCTGGAGAGCTTCAGACATATTTCCGCTTGCTGCGCTCACAGTTGCGGTGTCAACATTTTCTCCGTCGCCGCCCTGCACGGAAATACGATGCTCAAGGTAGAGCATGAATTTTTCGCCATCAGCAGTTTCGAACATACCGTTAACAATTTCGCTCTTGAACCAGAGCCATGTGAGGAAGTCCTGCCCAATCAGGGTATTTTCCCTTTCTGCCAGTAATAAAAGGTCCATTATATATGCTCCGGTCTGCTAACCGACGAAAATTGTCGGATCAAGTGATTCAAGTTTTTGAACTGCTTCTTCCCCAAGTTTATCCATAGCAAGGAAAAACGGAGTAAGCGGTTCCAGATTCAGCTGGAATGTATTGTCGAAATATTCTTCAAACATATCCATTATCTTTGCATTTGTTGTTGCAAGATAAAGCCTGTTTTCAGGAACATTCCAGACAACATCAAAAACAGCAGGAATCGGCAGGCTTCTGGCCCGGAGTTTCAGTGTTACCTGATCTTTAATTTCTCTTTTCCTATCACGGGAAATGAAATTTTTACCTTCTTTTTTGGCTTCGGCCATTTCATGGTTAAGAGCAATTTGAAGGTGTTTTTTAAGGACTGCAGGCTGAATTCTTCTGGTGTCCAGTCGCAGGGAAAAGGTAAAATACTGTCCTTTTTCCGGCGGTGATACACTCCATTTGTCATCAAGCATATCATCAAAGTTAACCCATCCGAATGAGCGTTCCTCGGCGGTGTGGTCAATATCCTTAAAAGCGAATTTGCTTAGCAGTTCGGGGATTTCCCTGATAAGTGAATCCGGAACTTCTTCCACAACCCTGTAGCGGGTGAGTCCGACACTGGCGGAGAGTATAGGCAAAGTGTTCTCCTTGAAAATAAGGTAACCGTTATATATTCAGTTTAGGATTGTTATCCATTTACGCAACTTTTAATGATCATGGGTAAATTCATTCTGCAAATATGTCCAGCCCAATGAAGCTTTGTAATTATCATAATCGCTGATTTTCGGTCTGTTAATTGCATAATATATTTTGACTCGGCAGATTATTGTTTCACAAGTAAATTTTTCAAGGAGGACCGGTCGCAACGGCTGCTTAACCGCGGGAGGTGCTAAATGGCACTTATCGAAATCAGAACTGACGGCAGATATCTTTCAATCGGTGATATACGCAGAAAAAAATTGTATACCAGCGGTTGCAACGAACCCTTCAAGGACAGATTCTGGTGTCCCCGTAAAAAGTGGTTTATGACCAGCCCCTGCCCCTTCATTAATAAAATTGAATGTGGAAATTATCGTTCTATGTGCGGTTCTATCTAACTGTTTTGTCAAACCTGCTTGATTTTATTTCTCTGGAGAAATAATGTTGTGTTAAAACTTAAGAAAAATGGAGAAATTACTTGCAGGAAAAATATTCTAAAATCGCAGACTGGCTTGATGCTAAAGCCGAAGCTGTAAGGGAAATTGAAGCTCAGGCTGAGAATGCTCTCTACACTGTTAAGGATGAAGAAAAATACCGCAGGCTCATGCGGGAGAAAACCATGCTTCTGTCTACGCTGGCAAAAGACGGAGCAGATTTCTGTAAGGAATCAGGATTTGAAAAAGTCGATAAGGTTTTAAAACGGCTTGAAAGGTTTTCTTCAAGCGCGTCTTCAGCTCTTGGTATAGACAGTGTCTTTTTTATGTCCGCACTGCTTTATCCTGAAGATTACAAAGATGGTGATCAAAATGATCTGGAGCTGTTTGCTGAGAAAGTCAGATCTTTTGGTTAAAAATAATAATGTTCAAAAAATCATCCTTTGATACTTTTCAAAGGATGATTTTTTAGTCTATTCTTGTGAAAGTATGGATTGCTTGTGTAATATTGAATTTAATTATATTAAAAATAATTATAGTTGCTAATGCTAAATGAAACACGTGTGACTGGGGTAAATTATGGGGTTATCTGAATCTGAAATACAAACTGATAATGTTCGCCCATTGAAAATTCTTTTGGCTGAAGACAGTGAAAATAATGTTTTGCTGGTTCAGCTTTTTTTGAAAAAGCTTCCTTATGAAATAGATGTCGCAAACGATGGTAAGGAGGCCGTGGATAAATTTTTAATGGGAAAATATGATCTGGTACTCATGGATATTGAGATGCCGGTTACAGACGGCTATCAGGCAACCGAACAGATTAGAAAATATGAAGCTGAGAACGGTAAAGAAAGAACCCCGATAATTGCTGTTACAGCCCACGTTATGGCTGAAAACAGGGAAAAAGCATATAAAAGCGGATGTGATTTATTTTTGACAAAACCTGTTAAAAAAGCGGATCTGATTTCAACTATTCAGGATTT
Proteins encoded:
- a CDS encoding recombination-associated protein RdgC encodes the protein MPILSASVGLTRYRVVEEVPDSLIREIPELLSKFAFKDIDHTAEERSFGWVNFDDMLDDKWSVSPPEKGQYFTFSLRLDTRRIQPAVLKKHLQIALNHEMAEAKKEGKNFISRDRKREIKDQVTLKLRARSLPIPAVFDVVWNVPENRLYLATTNAKIMDMFEEYFDNTFQLNLEPLTPFFLAMDKLGEEAVQKLESLDPTIFVG
- the cas2 gene encoding CRISPR-associated endonuclease Cas2 is translated as MTKITRYLVAYDISCNKERYKVSKVLEGFGFRMQESVFECDLSPRQKDKLVIQLEQLNVETGFISIYLLGNHKPKDIGNAPPRFNENYAFVI
- a CDS encoding TVP38/TMEM64 family protein; this encodes MKNHFEHKEIINALLFMAALVLFSFLAGKYGENHLSGLVSYVDGWGTLAPVFFVLCNTVALVLVVPQTIFTIAAGLLFGTFKGIIISLAGMAAGSSLAFLLGRKILRERIITRYSRSHYFTKIEELSRDHPLKILALSRVVPILPYPVVNYLWAVTSVGYIPYILLSLLCILPETVFLTAGGHLLQTGLTRGRADWTIVLILLGAGAVAGFLILKMRKEFDD
- the cas1 gene encoding CRISPR-associated endonuclease Cas1; protein product: MTSDFSSFYSLNWHSIKISLTNTRNKFAKQHPLFVLDAIFKSALRKSGQRGLKYCFHPIGKTFGNRMRKSFRYDVEFIFPEAEPQNVDAFIDGLTDHLADPENNFELCHVGQVCNEQLAEIESVSPVNGSMNEVCLEFQTPFAFTPADKTRGWMIDKERFFSSLCRQVNNLFGLNFELEPEFFAEVEVHPYYWVYEQFGQKSKSGAGVRYINGMTGPLYLKGRLEKIMPLLQLCSQVHAGRRGATGLGFYLLKAEVPYFDALLRDDYSLGAAASRLDRDNDFSASLERDYGSIGNAVFAMRDHILNGEFQCSPAAPFEINKPLGGRRTLGTFSSEDSLAQKLLHRLLSPVLDRMFEHSSVGFRKGRSREDAKRMIQQAIRQGCRYVFESDIDSFFDDIDRSTMLRKLRGVLPQADKMTFRALESCINAGLENEVDSTKGLVQGSSLSPLLSNLYLDSVDERMDEHGYRFIRYADDFVVLAHSEDEWRKACEDMQDSLEPLGLQLKEGKTHISCIDPGFKFLGIELDSDLAWENIEQAHLKRTVYVCNHFASLGVDVDCLAIRKSGSVIARVPFERTNEIVVYGNSAVSTKLIQKCSYEKIPITFCTPSGHYTNTLYPESKNFHVISGQHLARHNSMVQVERELICKRLISAKINNYIKWLSSRELHEDVISNLEYYLKRVSQATAKEHLFGIEGNAAKVCFAALNDLILDDSFRSENRIKLSKPDRLNTLLDCCYSLLFNRINSMLRVRGMNPYLGILHSDENNYESLVADLQEPFRARMDRFAVRLLNKNIITEKDFENVTPIKFKLSGRSMGKVLEHFEREMCIRIATESGTFAQLVDAQVQNLRNWVYERDDLKFFRSGERNLTLGEVEII
- a CDS encoding arylesterase produces the protein MIRFAAFGDSLTEGYGLPIYSSFPSYLERCLLEGGHNVEMLNFGVSGETSADGLLRLPEVLSTAPDAVYIEFGANDCFQFVNPAETEENLGRMIEAFQKNGSSVLLLGYNPLDFIPKTFAKEFTVIFERVAGKYKIPFHPDLMQGLYGQPNLLLSDGVHPSEEGVRAMVENLYPLFEELLTGLNKR
- a CDS encoding YcaO-like family protein, yielding MQYELKLMNTLSGVGCFAAAPGPNLSFTEVLQHLEEHPFDEFMHRHMLEMLGNHRQRKIEKLINEARGNDDKKVLAALLFEACLTHMRLKKLLPIMEKDFDAAELSRFSPTLHLRSYLLKDQPIHNKWISMFNNNMECHAPLQIENEIGPRPEFADDAFQKISHTAEEIRASLKKENLLPAPLTRRPLEETYNEAIAKLEALDIFAGPEMRHKACLSPNSILRHWMVKTRTDSGSFNNSLRGLQTSYGRGFSLEQARTSCAMEVVERVSSYASIAKTGIQNRKTPQPLVHGSYPEVAKEAVALDPDTIPLEAPYEDQPLWWMPAQKREQNGLTDALVPVQHVFLFNNLDEQNLFSGLSSTGLASGNTVEEARLSGILEVLERDSDATVPFDINKCFRISTNDSEIDKFLFDLETTGTQVWFQDMTSELGVPCYRCFAVGRLGDVNRGGGCNLNGKKALLSALTETPYPYPGPPTTRRPKDLPIRKLEELPDYSTGGANGDLMVLENLLLSNGLSPYYADLTRKDLEFPVTRAIIPGLEIVSDMDKFSRVSPRLYRNYLEMISNN
- a CDS encoding response regulator, with the protein product MGLSESEIQTDNVRPLKILLAEDSENNVLLVQLFLKKLPYEIDVANDGKEAVDKFLMGKYDLVLMDIEMPVTDGYQATEQIRKYEAENGKERTPIIAVTAHVMAENREKAYKSGCDLFLTKPVKKADLISTIQDFCS
- a CDS encoding CRISPR-associated protein Csx3, encoding MNDEIIIDLGRMFNETAKLDDIKVYCKEAEKMAGKGNNIILTGRAPIWMYLSIAHHLHGFARSLSYDSPVTGIVPIFNHDPR